CGCGATGAAGTTGCCCGCCTGCACCAGTTCCGCGCTACCGGCCACCGCTTCATCATCAATGGTGTCTGCGAAGAGTGCCAGAAAAAGTCGCGCCGCAAAAAACGCCGCGTCGACTTGATCTAAGCGTTCTGATTTTTGTCCCCTCTCTCCGAAGGGGCGGTGGGGCTGGATACGAGGTTATCCAACATTAAACCTTCAGCTCTTCGTTCTCGAGCGTGACGCTGGCGTAACGATCGCGGATCGGCTGGATGATGTCGGCCAGGAAGTCGTCGACTTGCTCGGGGGCTCGGCCGACGTAGTTGAGCGGTTCCAGGATTTCTTCAGCGTCGAATTCAGGGAATGCCGGGTCGGCTTGGATACGGGCCAGCATGTCGTTGTCGAGCCCTTCCTGCTTGATGCGTTCTCCCGCTTGGCGCGAGTAAACACGAATCTTTTCGTGCAGGTCCTGACGATCGCCCCCTGCTTTCACGGCGGCCATCATGATGTTTTCGGTCGCCATGAACGGCAGCTCTTCGGCCAGGTGACGCTTGATCAGGGCAGGGTACACAACCATCCCGTTACAAACGTTGGCCAGAATAATCAGGATGGCATCGATACCTAGGAACGAAAGCGGCAGGCTCAAGCGGCGATTGGCGCTATCGTCCAAGGTGCGTTCCATCCACTGCGTGGCGAGTGTGTTGGCACCGTTGGCCTGGTTGCTGATCACGTAACGAGCGAGCCCGCAGATGCGTTCGCTGCGCATGGGGTTCCGCTTGTACGGCATGGCCGACGAGCCGATTTGATCCTTTTCGATCGGTTCTTCCAGTTCGCGGCGATGGGCCAGAATACGGATGTCAGTGGCGATCTTGTGAGCCGACTGGGCAATGCCGCTCAGGCAGTCGAGGACCTGGGTATCGACCTTGCGCGAATAGGTCTGGCCGGTGACGGCGTACAACTGATCGAAGCCCATCTTCTCGGCGACACGCTTTTCGAGCTTCTTGACCAGGTCGTGATTCCCCTGGAACAGTTCGAGGAAGCTGGCCTGGGTGCCGGTCGTTCCTTTGGTGCTGCGGAAACGAAGCAGGGCCAACCGGTGTTCGACTTCTTCCAGGTCCAACACCAGGTCGTAGCACCACAGCGTAGCGCGTTTGCCGATGGTCGTGGGCTGGGCCGATTGCAGGTGGGTAAAGCCAAGGCAGGGGAGGTCGCGGTACTGCTTGGCGAAATCGGCCAGCATGTAAATGCAGCGAACCAGACGATCGCGAACCAGCTCCAACGATTCTCGCAGAAGAATCAGGTCGGTGTTGTCGGTCACGAAGCAGCTGGTTGCGCCCAGGTGAATGATTGGCTTGGCGATCGGTGCCGCTTCGGCGAACGTTTCAACGTGGGCCATCACATCGTGCCGACGGCGTTTTTCGTGCTTGGCAGCCAGGTCGAAATCGATGTTGTCGAGGTTGGCCCGCATCGCTGCGAGCTGCTCGTCGGTAATCGACAGCCCAAGCTCTTGTTCCGATTCGGCCAGGGCCAGCCACAGCCGCCGCCAGGTGGAATGTTTCTTCTGCGGACTCCACAAAAAGCTCATGTCCCGCGAGGCATACCGAGAGATCAACGGGTTTTCGTATTGTTCGTAGGACACGTGGAGTTCCCTTG
The sequence above is drawn from the Blastopirellula marina genome and encodes:
- the purB gene encoding adenylosuccinate lyase: MSYEQYENPLISRYASRDMSFLWSPQKKHSTWRRLWLALAESEQELGLSITDEQLAAMRANLDNIDFDLAAKHEKRRRHDVMAHVETFAEAAPIAKPIIHLGATSCFVTDNTDLILLRESLELVRDRLVRCIYMLADFAKQYRDLPCLGFTHLQSAQPTTIGKRATLWCYDLVLDLEEVEHRLALLRFRSTKGTTGTQASFLELFQGNHDLVKKLEKRVAEKMGFDQLYAVTGQTYSRKVDTQVLDCLSGIAQSAHKIATDIRILAHRRELEEPIEKDQIGSSAMPYKRNPMRSERICGLARYVISNQANGANTLATQWMERTLDDSANRRLSLPLSFLGIDAILIILANVCNGMVVYPALIKRHLAEELPFMATENIMMAAVKAGGDRQDLHEKIRVYSRQAGERIKQEGLDNDMLARIQADPAFPEFDAEEILEPLNYVGRAPEQVDDFLADIIQPIRDRYASVTLENEELKV